GGCCCAGATCCCATTTGCCCGCCACACCGGCGCCGATGAAGAGGTCTCCGGTCTCCTGCACGTCCAGGGCAGCACCGAAACGGGCGGAAAAGATGCCCTTTTCGTAAAACGCGTTGTGCCGGTAATCCAGCGACACAAGCGCGCTGTTTTCCGAACCGGGCCGGGAAAATTCGGAGTATCCGATCCCGACAGATAGTTCGCGGTCCTGCGCGGCGGCAGCGCCTGCGGACAAAAGGACGGCGGTCAGGGCAGCAATGTATTTCATCGTCTCACTCAGCATCAGGAGAATTGGGTGACCGGGACATGGGTATTGAAGTCCGTTTGCAACAGGAAAATCAAGACAATGATAGCGGCCGTGATATGGCGTGAACGGGGCGGCCGGGGCTGATGACAATGGTTGCTGCGGGACCATGACCGCTTGCGCCACCGCCCAATGCTGCCTAGAAGCGGCTCCCAAGTGGCATCAGGAGGCCGGTATGGGCTTTAAAATGGGAATCGTCGGTCTGCCCAATGTTGGTAAGTCGACATTGTTCAACGCATTGACGAAAACAGCCTCGGCGCAGGCAGCGAATTTTCCGTTCTGCACGATCGAGCCGAATGTGGGCGAGGTCGGGGTGCCCGATGCGCGCCTTGATAAGCTGGCAGCCGTCGCGGGATCGAAACAGATCATCCCGACACGGATGACATTCGTGGACATCGCCGGCCTCGTCAAAGGCGCCTCCAAGGGCGAAGGGCTGGGCAACCAATTCCTGGCCAATATCCGCGAAGTGGACGCCATCGCCCATGTGCTGCGCTGTTTCGAAGACGGCGATGTGACCCACGTCGAAGGGCGCGTCGATCCGGTGGCCGATGCTGAAACCATCGAAACCGAACTGATGCTGGCCGACCTGGAAAGCATCGAGAAACGCCGTGCGGGCCTCGTGCGCAAGCTGAAGGGCAATGACAAGGAGGCCCAGCAGCAGGATCGCCTTCTGGCCGACGCCCAGGCAATGCTGGAAGAGGGCAAACCCGCGCGCCTCGTCGAGGTTGACGCCGAAGATGCCAAGGCTTGGCGGATGCTGCAGCTGCTGACCACCAAACCGGTGCTTTATGTCTGCAACGTCGGCGAATCCGAATCCGTTGAAGGCAACGAATATTCGGCCAAAGTGGCAGAAATGGCAGCGGCACAGGGCAATGCCCATGTGATTATCTCGGCCCAGATCGAAGAGGAAATCAGCCAGCTGGATCCCGAAGAAGCAGAGATGTTCCTTGAGGAAATGGGCCTCAGCGAAGCTGGGCTCGACCGTCTGATCCGCGCGGGCTACGAGCTGCTGCATCTGGAAACCTATTTCACCGTCGGCCCGAAAGAGGCCCGCGCCTGGACCATCCGCGCGGGCACCTCGGCACCGCAGGCCGCAGGCGTCATCCACGGCGATTTCGAAAAAGGTTTCATCCGGGCAGAAACCATCGCCTATGAGGATTTCATCGCCAACAATGGCGAACAGGGCGCCAAGGAAGCCGGCAAGATGCGCGCCGAGGGCAAGGCCTATATCGTCAAGGATGGCGACGTGCTGCATTTCCTGTTTAACACCTGAACACCCGGTATGCCCACGAAGATCGCAGCGCCCGCCAGTATCCCTGGCGGGCGTTTTTCTGTGCACCTTTACTGACTGGCGTCTCAACCGCGGGCGGGGAGAAGCCATGAAAAACAGCGATTTCAAGGGGTTCTTGGATTTTCCAAGAAAATGCCCGTCGTTTCAAGAATGCCCTTGTATATCCGATAGTTGCTGGGCTATACGCGTCGACGGAGACGTGGCCGAGTGGTCGAAGGCGCTCCCCTGCTAAGGGAGTAGGCCCGGAAGGGTCTCGAGGGTTCGAATCCCTTCGTCTCCGCCATTACCCAAGAAATCATGGGAAACGGCGATTAGGGAAGCCTACCCGCCAGCATACCGCTAACAGGTTCACGCTTGGACACGACGTGAAGCAACGGCTTCGGCATGTGCGAAATCGTGAGAAATCTGGACCGGTCGTTCTGCGACTATGCTTTCGGAAGTTGGTCTTTAGCTGCTTTATATAGCTGTTCGGGTAGGTCTCGCCAGATTGATCTAACCCTGTCTGCCCGCAGAGGTTCAATCTGAAGGTAGCCATTGTGTCTCTGCATCTTCGGTTCCCTAAAGGGAGCCATATTGTGTTTTTGATGAGAGGTTTGGCGCAAAGAAGGTCTGCGGACTTGCGGAAAACCAGCTGGTGCAGGGGTTGCCTGGCGACAGTCAGGCCGAGCTGGCCGCTGCCCGCGCGCTGGTCCGGGATGCGGCGCGCACGTATGACGCAACCGGGGCTGCGGTGCTGGAAGCCTCTTGTGCCAAATACTTCTGCACTGAAATGGCGGGCCGGGTTGCAGACCGCGCGGTGCAGGTGCATGGCGGCGCCGGCTACATGGCCGAATACGCCATCGAAAGACTGTACCGAGACGCGCGGCTGCTGCGCATTTACGAAGGTACCAGCCAGATCCAGCAGATCATCATTGCCCGCAACATCGTGAAGGCCGCAAAAGACCGCATGTAAGCGGCAGGGAAGGAAAGAATATGTTTGAAGACGTCGTAATTTGCGAACCGGTCCGCACGCCGGTTGGCCGTTTCGGAGGCCAGTTCCGCGACCTGCACGCCCATGAGTTGGGCCGCATGGTGATCGAAGGCCTCTTGGCGCGCACCGACCTGCCGGGTGATCGCGTGGACGAGGTGATCTTCGCCCAATGCTACCCATCGATGGATGCGCCGGCGCTGGGCCGTGTGGTGGGGCTGGATGCCGGTCTGCCGATCAGCATTGGCGGCTATCAGATCGATCGCCGCTGCGGCTCTGGCCTGCAGGCGGTGATCAACGCAGTAATGCAGGTGGCGACCGGAGGGTCTTCGCTGGTGATCGCAGGCGGCGCCGAGTCGATGTCGAATGCGCCCTTCTATTCGACCAAGGGTCGCTGGGGCATCAAGGGCACCGCGATGGTGTTCGATGATGCGCTGGCGAAGGGACGTGTGACGGCAGGCGGGATCAACCACCCGGTGCCGGGGGGCATGCTGGAAACCGCCGAGAACCTGCGCCAAGAATACAATATCGGCCGCGAGGAACAGGATGCCTTTGCGGTGGAAAGCCATCGCCGCGCGGTGGCGGCGCAGGACGGCGGGCTGTTCGATGATGAAATCATTCCGGTGTCCGTCAAAAGCCGCAAGGGCGAAGAGACTTTCTCGAAGGATGAGCATCCGCGCCCCGAGGCCACGATGGAGAGCATGGCCAAGCTGCGCCCGATCCGGGGCGGTATCGACAGTCAGGCGACGGTCACGGCGGGCAATGCCTCTGGTCAGAACGACGGCGCCTCGGCGGCGATCATCACCACCCGCGCCATTGCGGAGGAACTGGGGCTCAAGGCCTATGCCCGGATCAAGTCCTGGGCCGTGGCCGGTGTCGGTCCCGAGGTCATGGGCATCGGCCCGGTGCCGTCGGTGGCCAAGGCGCTGGACCGTGCGGGTATGGCGCTGAAGGACATCGACCTGATCGAACTCAATGAAGCCTTCGCGGCGCAGGTTCTGGCCTGCACCCGTGAATGGCAATTCGCCGACAGCGATTTTGAGCGAATGAACGTCAATGGCTCGGGCATTTCGCTGGGGCACCCGGTGGGTGCGACCGGCGGACGGATCATGGCTGGGCTGCTGCGCGAGATGCACCGCCGCGATGCGCTGTATGGGGTTGAAACCATGTGCATCGGTGGCGGTCAGGGTCTGGCCGCGATCTTTGAAAAGGTCTGACCGGGCCGCGCTTTGCGCCTGATCTTAAAACGGACAGGGCCGCTCTGGCTGGAGCGGCCCTTTTTCGTGTGTGGAGTAGGTGACAGAAACGGCCGCCCCGATGTACTGGGACGGCCGCAGGGTCTGTCAGCCCGTTGGTCAGTCGTTGTTCAGCATGATCACGTTGCGCCGCGCGTTGCCGGCCATGGTGTCGGCAAAGGCCTCGTTCACCTGATCCAGCGTCCAGCGCCCGGTGATCAGCTCGTCCAGCTTCAGGCGGCCCTGCTGGTAGAGGTCCACGATCCAGGGAATGTCGCGCTTGATCACCACGTCGCCCATTTTCGAGCCGAGGATTTTCTGCCCCGCGTCCGCCATCACAAGCGGCGAATAGCTCGCGTTAGAGCCGAAATGCGGCATGCCGACCATGACGATCTTGCCGTTGTGGGCAAGGTAACGGGGCGCCTGATCATAGACCGCAGCGACACCGACCGTCACCAGC
This genomic stretch from Phaeobacter gallaeciensis harbors:
- a CDS encoding acyloxyacyl hydrolase → MKYIAALTAVLLSAGAAAAQDRELSVGIGYSEFSRPGSENSALVSLDYRHNAFYEKGIFSARFGAALDVQETGDLFIGAGVAGKWDLGQSWFIEASVLPGAYFESVALNDLGSTFEIRSMAGVGRSFANGTALSLSLSHKSNASTADINPGVNSLHLRWHFPL
- the ychF gene encoding redox-regulated ATPase YchF, producing the protein MGFKMGIVGLPNVGKSTLFNALTKTASAQAANFPFCTIEPNVGEVGVPDARLDKLAAVAGSKQIIPTRMTFVDIAGLVKGASKGEGLGNQFLANIREVDAIAHVLRCFEDGDVTHVEGRVDPVADAETIETELMLADLESIEKRRAGLVRKLKGNDKEAQQQDRLLADAQAMLEEGKPARLVEVDAEDAKAWRMLQLLTTKPVLYVCNVGESESVEGNEYSAKVAEMAAAQGNAHVIISAQIEEEISQLDPEEAEMFLEEMGLSEAGLDRLIRAGYELLHLETYFTVGPKEARAWTIRAGTSAPQAAGVIHGDFEKGFIRAETIAYEDFIANNGEQGAKEAGKMRAEGKAYIVKDGDVLHFLFNT
- a CDS encoding acetyl-CoA C-acetyltransferase gives rise to the protein MFEDVVICEPVRTPVGRFGGQFRDLHAHELGRMVIEGLLARTDLPGDRVDEVIFAQCYPSMDAPALGRVVGLDAGLPISIGGYQIDRRCGSGLQAVINAVMQVATGGSSLVIAGGAESMSNAPFYSTKGRWGIKGTAMVFDDALAKGRVTAGGINHPVPGGMLETAENLRQEYNIGREEQDAFAVESHRRAVAAQDGGLFDDEIIPVSVKSRKGEETFSKDEHPRPEATMESMAKLRPIRGGIDSQATVTAGNASGQNDGASAAIITTRAIAEELGLKAYARIKSWAVAGVGPEVMGIGPVPSVAKALDRAGMALKDIDLIELNEAFAAQVLACTREWQFADSDFERMNVNGSGISLGHPVGATGGRIMAGLLREMHRRDALYGVETMCIGGGQGLAAIFEKV